CCTCAATCCACAACCGGTCCATCGCGGGGATCAGCCAAAGCACGCGGGCGATCCGCCCCAGCGCTGTTTGCGGCGCGGCCTTGCCGTCAATACGCACCTGACGGGCATTGCCACCTTCGGACCAGACTTCGATCTCATGCACCTGATCCAGCGAATGCAGTATCGCGGTCAGCTTCCACCCCAAGGCTTCGGGCCTGCGTGTCATGTCCTCGGCGCTGGCCCGGCGCAAACCGCGACCCGGAGACAGCAAAGACACCGCTTCGATCAGGTTGGTTTTGCCCGCACCATTGGGGCCAAAGATCGCGACAGGACGTGCGTCACACTCCACCACCGCCCGCTTGTGCGAGCGGAAATGGGACAGCGTGAGCTGGGAGAGGTATAACTTACCCATCGGCGGCCCCATTTTCTTTCAAAGAGAACGGCCGGAAACTCTGATAATTTCCGCGGGCCTCACACACGCATCGGCATGACGACATAGACAGCGGATTCGTCATTGCCTTCGCGCATCAATGTCGGATCGCCGGAAGAGTTGAACAGGAACACCGCATTCTCGCGGTCCACCTGGCTGGCGATTTCCAACAGATACTTGGCGTTAAATCCGATCTCAAGCCGTTCATCGCCGTAAGCCACTGCCAGCTCTTCTTCGGCCGCGCCACTGTCTGGGGCGTTGACCGACAGGATCAGACGGTCTTCGTCCAGTTGCAACTTTACCGCGCGGGACCGTTCGGAGCTTACGGTGGCAACACGATCGACCGCCTGCGCAAAATCGCTGGCGTCAACTTCCATCTTGCGGGTGTTGCCCTGTGGGATGACGCGGGTGTAATCGGGGAATGTGCCGTCAATGACCTTGGATGTCAGGGTAATCTCTGGCGTGGCAAAGCGCACCTTGGTTTCCGAAACTGACACGGCGACCTGCAAATCATCATCATCCAGCAGTTTGCGCAGCTCACCCACGGTTTTCCGCGGCACAATCACGCCGGGCATCTCGGCCGCGCCTTCGGGCAGATTTGCGTCAATCCGGGCAAGCCGGTGACCATCGGTCGCCACACAGCGCAGCACCTTGCCACCTGCGGAATCTGCCGTGTGCATGTAGACACCATTGAGATAGTACCGCGTTTCTTCGGTAGAGATCGCAAATTTGGATTTGTCGAACAGGCGGCGCAGCACCGGCGCCGGCGCACTGAAGTTCGAGGCATATTCAGAAGAGGCCATCACCGGGAAATCTTCACGCGGCAAGGTGGCAAGGCTAAAGTTGGAGCGGCCAGCCTCAACCGTGAGACGCCCAGCGGCACTGTCAGCCGTCAGGTTGATCAATGCACCATCCGGCAGCTTTCGGACAATTTCATGCAGCAAGGTTGCGGACACGGTCGTCGCTCCGGCACGTTCAACCTGTGCGCCAACCTTGTCGACAACTTCGATATCCAGATCGGTGGCGCGGAAGGACACGTCGCTGCCTTCTGCCTCAATCAGCACATTGGCGAGGATCGGAATGGTATTGCGCCGCTCAACAACAGATTGTGCCTGGCTGACTGCCTTGAGCAACGCGGCGCGTTCGATGCTGAATTTCATGTGCCTTCTCCCTGAGGACTGCCGGGATAGGCAAACTACCTTGTTCCCCCGCTTTCACAAGACTTTTGTTGGTTTCGCGGAGGGAATGCAAGAGGGGCCCGAAGGCCCCTGTCATTTGGTCACGCACGCATGGTTTGTGGATCACGCCTCAAGGGCGCGGCGCAGCATTTCCAGATCTTCGGCAATCTGGCCATCTGATTGTTTCAACTCTTCAATCCGGCGCACCCCATGCATCACGGTGGTATGGTCGCGCCCGCCAAAGCGGCGGCCAATCTCGGGCAGGCTGCGGCTGGTCATCTGTTTGCACAAATACATCGCCACCTGACGGGGCCGGGCATAGCTGCGCAGGCGTTTCGGGCCGATCATATCGCTCAGACGGATGTTGTAGTGATCGCTGACTTTGCGCTGGATCTCTTCGACGGTGATCTTGCGCTCTGAATCGCGCAGAACATCGGCAAGGCAGTCCTGCGTCAGTTCCATGTTGATCTCACGCCCGACCAGTGAGGCAAAGGCGAAAAGCCGTGTCAGTGCACCCTCAAGAACCCGCACGTTTGAACTGATCCGGTGCGCGAGGAACTCCAGCACGCCATCATCAACCTCAAGGCCGGGATAGTTGCGGCGCTGAACCTCGACTTTGCTTTGCAGGATGCCAAGGCGCAATTCGTAATCGGTGGGATGCAGATCCACCACCAGACCGCATTGCAGGCGGGATTTAACACGGTCCTCAAGATCCTTGATCTCGCCGGGGGCGCGATCGGCGGAAATAATGATCTGTTTGTTTTGGTCCACCAGCGCGTTGAACGTGTGAAAGAATTCTTCTTGCGTGCTGTCTTTGCCGGCGATGAATTGCACATCGTCCACCATCAACACATCGACGGAACGAAAGATCTCTTTGAAGTCCATCATCTTGCGATCACGCAAGGCCTGAACAAACCTGTACATGAATTGTTCGGCAGACAGATAAAGCACATTCATCTGCGGTTTGCGCTGCTGCAACTCAAGCGCGATGGCGTGCATCAGGTGTGTTTTACCAAGGCCAACACCACCATACAAAAACAGCGGGTTAAAAGTGACAGGGCCACCTTCGGCAACGCGGCGGGCGGCGGCATGGGCCAGCTCGTTGGGTTTGCCGACAACAAAATTGTCAAAGCTGAAACGCGGGTCAAGCGGGGCGGTGTTCAAGACATTTGAGTTTGCTGCGGCCTGCGGCGCGGCGGGTTTTTTGGGAGGCATGACGGGTTTGGCTGCGGTCGAACCGGATTGGGCTGCCAGGGCAAAGTTCAGGCGCGATGCCTCAACACCTTCAGCGTTGATCTCATGCAGGATCAGATCGGCGAAATTCTGGCTGACGTAGTTTCCAAAAAAGTTGGTCGGCACATGCAGGGTTGCAATCCCTTCCGACACCGGACCCGGAACAAGTGGCTCAATCCAGGTTGTAAAATTGTTCTGCCCTACAGTTTTGAGAAGTCGCTGCCTAATTGCGCCCCATTGGTCCTGCGTCATTTTTTATTCGTCCCACGTACTATCTGCCCATGTGTTACCGACCAAACCGGGCACATGCCTATTTTACCCTCAGGAAACAGGTTTTGGTTCCGACCCCGCCCGGAATCGGCCTGTGTCCATCGGACCTTGAGTAGAACGGGCATACCAAACATCGATGTTCCGAGTGATGAACATCAGGATGTCGAACATTTCCGTTCGCACTTTTGTTGTGACAGGGCCACAGCGCCGATAAGCGCCGAGGCAGACCTAAAACGACCCCAATTTGGTGGGCCGTTGACCAACCTCCAAACAATGCGGCACGTCCCCCGTACCTTTTCATTGTTAGAGGCCTGTCCCCCCTGCGAAGTGACTCGCAAGACATAAATAGCAAGGAGAACGGGCACGCTTCAACATATCTTCAAACTTGACTCGTGAATCGATCAAAAAGAATCTCTGACGCGTATAACGGGAAAAAAAGTTGCAAAAAAAGGCGCCGCATTGCGACGCCTTTCTAATCAATCAATTAGCTGATTCTGGTTTGATCAGAAGATCAAAATTAACCCAGCGCTTTGACCCGCGCGGACAGGCGGGACATTTTCCGCGATGCTGTGTTTTTGTGGAACACGCCCTTGGTCACACCGCGCATCAGTTCTGGCTGTGCAGCCTGGAGGGCTGCGGACGCCGCGTCTTTGTCGCCGGATGCGATCGCTTCTTCGACTTTGCGCAGATACGTGCGGATGCGCGAACGGCGTGCTTTGTTGATCTGGAAACGCTTTTCGTTCTGACGGGCGCGT
This window of the Sulfitobacter mediterraneus genome carries:
- the dnaA gene encoding chromosomal replication initiator protein DnaA, which encodes MTQDQWGAIRQRLLKTVGQNNFTTWIEPLVPGPVSEGIATLHVPTNFFGNYVSQNFADLILHEINAEGVEASRLNFALAAQSGSTAAKPVMPPKKPAAPQAAANSNVLNTAPLDPRFSFDNFVVGKPNELAHAAARRVAEGGPVTFNPLFLYGGVGLGKTHLMHAIALELQQRKPQMNVLYLSAEQFMYRFVQALRDRKMMDFKEIFRSVDVLMVDDVQFIAGKDSTQEEFFHTFNALVDQNKQIIISADRAPGEIKDLEDRVKSRLQCGLVVDLHPTDYELRLGILQSKVEVQRRNYPGLEVDDGVLEFLAHRISSNVRVLEGALTRLFAFASLVGREINMELTQDCLADVLRDSERKITVEEIQRKVSDHYNIRLSDMIGPKRLRSYARPRQVAMYLCKQMTSRSLPEIGRRFGGRDHTTVMHGVRRIEELKQSDGQIAEDLEMLRRALEA
- the rpsT gene encoding 30S ribosomal protein S20, translated to MANTPQSKKRARQNEKRFQINKARRSRIRTYLRKVEEAIASGDKDAASAALQAAQPELMRGVTKGVFHKNTASRKMSRLSARVKALG
- the dnaN gene encoding DNA polymerase III subunit beta produces the protein MKFSIERAALLKAVSQAQSVVERRNTIPILANVLIEAEGSDVSFRATDLDIEVVDKVGAQVERAGATTVSATLLHEIVRKLPDGALINLTADSAAGRLTVEAGRSNFSLATLPREDFPVMASSEYASNFSAPAPVLRRLFDKSKFAISTEETRYYLNGVYMHTADSAGGKVLRCVATDGHRLARIDANLPEGAAEMPGVIVPRKTVGELRKLLDDDDLQVAVSVSETKVRFATPEITLTSKVIDGTFPDYTRVIPQGNTRKMEVDASDFAQAVDRVATVSSERSRAVKLQLDEDRLILSVNAPDSGAAEEELAVAYGDERLEIGFNAKYLLEIASQVDRENAVFLFNSSGDPTLMREGNDESAVYVVMPMRV